The stretch of DNA CGAGCCGGGCGACACCATCAACGTCTCCGACCTGAACGAGCAGAACCAACACCACGTCCGCAACATCCTCGAATACGAGGAGGACACGTTCCCGTTCCTGCTCGACACCTACGTCGGCAACCACCTGCTCAAGACCGTCGCGCTCAACAACGCCCTTGAGGAGTACGACATCGATGGCGTCATCTCCGGCATCCGCTGGGACGAACAGGAAGCGCGCGCAGACGAGACGTTCTTCAGCCCTCGACACGACCCCGACATCTACCCACCGCACGACCGCATTCAGCCGATTCTCCAGTTCGACGAGGCAGACGTGTGGGAAGCGTTCTGGAACTTCGTCGTCCCGGAGACGGTCGAAGGCTTCCCGGCAGAAGGCTACGTCCCACAGGACTACGACGACCTGCCAAACGGCCTGACGCACAAAGACATCCCGGTCAGCCCGAAGTACTTCGAAGGCTTCCGCAGCCTCGGCAGCGAAGTCAGCACCGAAAAGAGCGACACCGAGCCTGCATGGCTGCAGGACTTGGCCAACACGACCGAGCGCGCGGGCCGCGCACAGGACAAAGAAGACCTGATGGAGCGCCTGCGCGACCTCGGCTACATGTGAAGTCGGTCGGCTGACTTACACCCGACAGCTGTCATCCCTGTCGGGCTCCGTTCACGCTCCCACGGTGGCATACTCGGGGTCTGGGGAGGCTCCGACACACGCATGGTTGGGTTCCACACTCGCCACCGAGGAGTCGGCTTTTTCCGTTTTCACGCCCGTGAGCTGTGCTGCCATGGTGTGTCGAGTAAGCAGTGCCAACCGACTGTCCGTAGCCCGGTAGGCAGCCCATACCAATATGCCGCGGGCGCGCAAATGCAGATACCAATGCCTGAAGGGTTTCCTTCGTATCTCAGCGTAGACTACGAAGACGGTCACTCGCAGAGCGCCGCAGACTACCCAAGCGTAGACGAGAAGATTGCAAAGGCAATCAACGTCACCCAGACCGCGCTCTCGCAGTACAAGAACCCCGCCATCATGTGGACCGGCGGGAAGGATTCGACGCTCGTGCTCTACTTCGCAAAGGAAGTGGCAGACGAATTCGGCTACGAGATGCCGCCGGTCGTGTTCATCGACCACTACGAACACTTCGACGACGTGACGGCGTTCGTCCACCACTGGGCCGACAAGCTCGATTTAGACCTCATCATCTCGCGCAACGAGGACTTCGCCCGCCTCGGCGCATCGCCGGGCGACGAGATTCTCGTTTCTGACCTGAGCGCGCAAAACCAGCGCGAACTGCGCGACCGGCTCGACCACACCGACGACACGTT from Haladaptatus sp. ZSTT2 encodes:
- a CDS encoding phosphoadenosine phosphosulfate reductase family protein, producing the protein MATNFPDYVTVDYTDGEGENPEDYPSIEHKIEKAIEVTKKGLEEYENPAIMWTGGKDSTLVLYFVKEVAERFDLDMPPAVFIDHFQHFDDLLDFVEHWADEWDVEVIYARNDDVGSLADEPGDTINVSDLNEQNQHHVRNILEYEEDTFPFLLDTYVGNHLLKTVALNNALEEYDIDGVISGIRWDEQEARADETFFSPRHDPDIYPPHDRIQPILQFDEADVWEAFWNFVVPETVEGFPAEGYVPQDYDDLPNGLTHKDIPVSPKYFEGFRSLGSEVSTEKSDTEPAWLQDLANTTERAGRAQDKEDLMERLRDLGYM